Proteins encoded together in one Labrus bergylta chromosome 20, fLabBer1.1, whole genome shotgun sequence window:
- the cpa6 gene encoding carboxypeptidase A6 — MVSDLRSAFRASVLLACVIICSSVLCPVGAYLYNNRYAGDQVFRITPSDAEEVQTLKRILGHMKVDLWQPNSATLIKQNATVDVHVKRNSTRGLHARLKLEHMDYRVFISNLQSEIEKQTGYRSSRRRRSESQYDYEVYHSLEEIQRWMFDVNRTHSDLVDMFSIGKSYEGRPLYVLQIGKRSRHQKKAVWIDCGVHAREWIGPAFCQWFVKEAVNSYQYDSVMRRLLNQLSFYIMPVLNVDGYHFSWTTDRFWRKTRSRNHKFHCRGTDANRNWKVKWCEEGASSHPCDDTYCGPFPESEPEVKAVAKFLRKHKKHVKAYISIHAYAQMLLYPYSYKYATIPNFSCVESAAQNAVTALYSAYGVRYRYGPASTTLYVSSGSSIDWAYRNGIPYTFAFELRDTGYFGFLLPESLINPTCTETMRAVKAIASGLLKKCETDKDRFPYI; from the exons ATGGTGTCGGACCTCAGGAGCGCATTTCGCGCCTCAGTTTTACTGGCTTGTGTGATAATCTGCAGCAGCGTGCTATGTCCCGTCGGTGCCTATCTGTACAACAACCGCTACGCAGG GGATCAGGTCTTCAGGATCACTCCGAGTGATGCTGAGGAGGTCCAAACGCTCAAGAGAATTCTGGGACATATGAAG GTGGACCTTTGGCAGCCCAACAGTGCTACTCTCATCAAACAAAACGCCACAGTGGACGTCCATGTGAAACGCAACAGCACTCGAGGTTTACATGCACGCTTAAAGCTCGAGCATATGGACTATCG GGTCTTTATCTCCAATCTACAGAGTGAAATTGAGAAGCAGACAGGATACCGCTCGTCTCGCAGGCGGAGGTCAGAGTCTCAGTATGACTACGAGGTGTACCACTCTCTGGAAGAG ATCCAGAGATGGATGTTTGATGTGAACAGAACCCATTCAGACCTGGTTGACATGTTCTCCATCGGGAAGTCGTACGAGGGAAGGCCGCTATATGTGCTTCAG ATAGGAAAGAGAAGTCGTCATCAGAAGAAAGCTGTGTGGATCGACTGCGGCGTCCATGCCAGAGAGTGGATAGGACCTGCCTTCTGCCAGTGGTTTGTCAAAGAG GCTGTCAACTCGTATCAGTATGACTCTGTGATGAGACGGCTGCTCAACCAGCTCAGCTTCTACATCATGCCCGTCCTCAATGTGGATGGATATCATTTCAGCTGGACCACG GATCGGTTCTGGAGGAAAACGAGGTCCCGAAATCACAAGTTCCACTGCCGAGGGACGGATGCTAACAGAAACTGGAAGGTGAAATGGTGTG AGGAAGGAGCCTCCTCTCATCCCTGTGACGACACCTACTGCGGGCCGTTCCCCGAGTCTGAACCCGAAGTCAAGGCCGTTGCTAAGTTCTTGCGCAAGCACAAGAAACATGTCAAAGCCTACATATCCATCCACGCCTACGCCCAAATGCTGCTCTACCCCTATTCCTACAAGTACGCCACTATCCCCAACTTCAGCTGTGTG GAGTCAGCAGCTCAAAATGCAGTGACAGCCCTCTACTCTGCTTATGGAGTAAGGTACAGATATGGACCTGCATCCACGACTCTGT ACGTGAGCTCGGGCAGCTCCATAGATTGGGCGTACAGAAACGGGATCCCGTACACATTCGCGTTTGAGCTGAGGGACACGGGATACTTCGGCTTCCTCCTGCCTGAATCTCTGATCAACCCGACCTGCACCGAGACTATGAGGGCCGTAAAGGCCATCGCATCAGGTCTGCTGAAGAAGTGCGAGACAGACAAGGACCGATTTCCATATATATGA